In the Verrucomicrobiia bacterium genome, one interval contains:
- a CDS encoding efflux RND transporter periplasmic adaptor subunit has protein sequence MRTLLLSTGAGLILLVMAGCHQPPPPPPGTLPAATVKVQPVAGRVYVATEEVVGTVRPKLRATISPKITGRVEELLVAPGHTVTQGQLLARIDAREIQARLLQAQAVRVQAEADLKRFQRLVADGTAPQAELDRAIMQAEVAAANVKEIETQLGYARVTAPFNGLITRKLSDVGDLAAPGTPLLEMEDPNVLRLEADVPEALIDRVKLGDRLRVSISTLAHPLEGVVGEMDPVADPGSRTFRVKLDLPPVPGLRSGLFGRAAVPVGQTTTLRVPASALLVRGQMEMVFVAADGKAQLRLVKTGKRLDGEVELVSGVRTNELVVVEGALQLVDGQPLTVR, from the coding sequence ATGAGGACTTTGTTGCTCAGCACGGGCGCAGGCTTGATCCTGCTCGTCATGGCCGGATGCCATCAACCTCCTCCTCCCCCGCCGGGCACCCTCCCCGCCGCCACCGTCAAGGTGCAGCCGGTGGCCGGACGAGTGTACGTCGCCACGGAGGAAGTCGTCGGGACCGTCCGTCCCAAACTCCGCGCCACCATCTCGCCCAAAATCACCGGCCGCGTGGAAGAGCTGCTCGTCGCCCCCGGCCACACGGTCACCCAGGGACAACTCCTGGCCCGCATTGACGCCCGCGAAATCCAGGCCCGTCTCCTCCAGGCCCAGGCCGTCCGCGTGCAGGCCGAGGCGGACCTCAAGCGCTTCCAACGCCTGGTCGCCGACGGCACGGCCCCCCAGGCCGAACTGGATCGCGCCATCATGCAGGCGGAGGTGGCCGCCGCCAACGTCAAGGAAATTGAAACCCAGCTCGGTTACGCCCGGGTCACCGCGCCTTTCAACGGCCTCATCACCCGCAAACTCTCCGACGTCGGCGACCTGGCCGCCCCCGGCACCCCGCTGCTGGAAATGGAAGACCCCAACGTCCTGCGCCTGGAAGCCGATGTCCCCGAGGCCCTCATTGACCGCGTCAAACTGGGCGACCGCCTGCGCGTCAGCATCTCCACCCTCGCCCACCCCCTTGAAGGGGTGGTGGGCGAAATGGACCCCGTGGCCGACCCCGGCAGCCGCACCTTCCGCGTCAAACTGGACCTGCCGCCCGTGCCGGGCCTGCGCTCCGGTTTATTCGGCCGGGCCGCCGTGCCGGTGGGACAGACCACCACCCTGCGCGTGCCCGCCTCCGCGTTGCTCGTGCGCGGCCAGATGGAAATGGTCTTCGTGGCCGCAGACGGCAAGGCCCAGCTCCGCCTGGTCAAAACCGGCAAGCGCCTGGACGGCGAAGTGGAGCTGGTATCCGGCGTCCGCACCAATGAACTGGTGGTGGTGGAGGGCGCGCTGCAACTGGTGGACGGGCAACCGCTGACCGTGCGCTAG
- a CDS encoding DUF6132 family protein, whose translation MLQAVLSIGIGAGLGAAMGYFGQCTSGACPLTSTWWRGAIYGAIMGLVFYLSARK comes from the coding sequence ATGCTGCAAGCCGTCTTGAGCATCGGCATCGGGGCGGGCCTGGGCGCCGCCATGGGCTACTTTGGCCAGTGCACCTCCGGCGCCTGCCCCCTGACCTCCACCTGGTGGCGAGGGGCCATCTACGGGGCCATCATGGGCCTGGTGTTCTACCTGTCCGCCCGTAAATAG
- a CDS encoding DUF2892 domain-containing protein, with the protein MTTENAIRILAGTMVLIGTALAHWVTPWGHALTAFVGLNLIQSAFTGFCPAENIFKKLGIGKGGSCCKPS; encoded by the coding sequence ATGACCACGGAAAATGCCATTCGGATTTTGGCGGGCACCATGGTGCTCATCGGCACAGCCCTGGCTCACTGGGTCACGCCCTGGGGGCATGCCTTGACGGCATTTGTGGGATTAAACCTCATCCAAAGCGCCTTCACCGGCTTTTGCCCGGCGGAAAACATTTTCAAAAAACTGGGCATTGGAAAGGGTGGCTCATGCTGCAAGCCGTCTTGA
- the trxA gene encoding thioredoxin, producing MKNIMALNDTNFERTLQAATLPVLVDFYATWCGPCRMLAPVLEQLAAQMGGEIQFAKVNVDEAPMTAARFRITGVPTLILFRDGKPVDQVEGFMPPQYLAQWLREAAAVRTA from the coding sequence ATTGAACGACACGAATTTTGAACGCACCCTCCAGGCCGCCACGCTGCCGGTGCTGGTGGACTTCTACGCCACCTGGTGCGGCCCCTGCCGCATGCTCGCGCCTGTGCTCGAGCAGTTGGCGGCCCAAATGGGGGGGGAAATTCAATTTGCCAAGGTCAACGTGGATGAAGCGCCGATGACCGCCGCCCGTTTCCGCATCACCGGCGTGCCCACCCTGATACTCTTCCGCGACGGCAAACCGGTGGACCAGGTGGAAGGCTTCATGCCGCCCCAATACCTGGCGCAATGGCTGCGCGAGGCGGCGGCCGTGCGGACGGCCTGA